A single Gambusia affinis linkage group LG20, SWU_Gaff_1.0, whole genome shotgun sequence DNA region contains:
- the LOC122823558 gene encoding speckle-type POZ protein — MSRVPSPPPPAEMSSGPVAESWCYTQIKVVKFSYMWTINNFSFCREEMGEVIKSSTFSSGANDKLKWCLRVNPKGLDEESKDYLSLYLLLVSCPKAEVRAKFKFSILNAKGEETKAMESQRAYRFVQGKDWGFKKFIRRDFLLDEANGLLPDDKLTLFCEVSVVQDSVNISGQNTMNMVKVPDCRLADELGGLWENSRFTDCSLCVAGQEFQAHKAILAARSPVFSAMFEHEMEESKKNRVEINDVEPEVFKEMMCFIYTDKAPNLDKMADDLLAAADKYALERLKVMCEDALCTSLSVENAAEILILADLHSADQLKTQAVDFINYHAAEVMETAGWKSMVASHPHLVAEAYRSLASAQCPFLGPPRKRLKQS, encoded by the exons ATGTCCAGGGTCCCGAGTCCGCCGCCCCCCGCGGAGATGTCCAGCGGGCCCGTGGCTGAGAGCTGGTGCTACACGCAG ATCAAAGTGGTGAAGTTTTCCTACATGTGGACCATCAACAACTTCAGCTTCTGTCGTGAGGAAATGGGCGAAGTCATCAAGAGTTCGACCTTCTCTTCTGGGGCCAACGACAAACTCAAATG gtGTTTGCGAGTGAATCCCAAAGGCCTGGATGAGGAAAGCAAAGATTACCTGTCTCTGTACCTGCTGCTAGTCAGCTGTCCAAAAGCAGAGGTGCGAGCAAAGTTCAAGTTCTCCATCCTCAATGCCAAGGGAGAGGAGACCAAAGCCATGG AAAGCCAGAGGGCGTACCGCTTCGTCCAGGGAAAAGACTGGGGCTTTAAGAAGTTCATCCGGAGAGACTTCCTCCTGGACGAGGCCAACGGTCTCCTACCTGACGATAAGCTAACGCTGTTCTGCGAG GTGAGCGTTGTGCAGGACTCGGTCAACATATCGGGTCAGAACACGATGAACATGGTGAAGGTACCGGACTGCCGGCTAGCGGACGAGCTGGGCGGCTTGTGGGAGAACTCGCGCTTCACAGACTGCTCCCTGTGTGTGGCTGGACAGGAGTTTCAGGCCCACAAAGCCATCCTGGCAG CGCGTTCCCCTGTATTCAGCGCCATGTTTGAGCACGAGATGGAGGAGAGCAAAAAG AATCGGGTGGAGATCAACGACGTGGAGCCAGAAGTCTTCAAGGAGATGATGTGCTTCATTTACACAGACAAGGCTCCCAACCTGGACAAGATGGCCGACGACCTGCTAGCAGCAGCCGATAAG TACGCTCTGGAGAGACTCAAGGTCATGTGCGAAGACGCGCTGTGCACCAGCCTGTCCGTGGAGAACGCCGCCGAGATCCTCATCCTGGCCGACCTGCACAGCGCCGACCAGCTCAAAACGCAGGCGGTCGACTTCATCAACTA CCACGCAGCGGAGGTGATGGAAACCGCCGGCTGGAAGTCGATGGTCGCCTCCCATCCGCACCTGGTGGCCGAAGCTTACCGCTCGCTGGCGTCCGCCCAGTGCCCCTTCCTCGGACCGCCCCGCAAACGCCTCAAACAATCCTAA
- the LOC122823559 gene encoding neurexophilin-1-like: MERFSWIRWILLTGSFNLLVLCQHETQSNFPFMNSSSPQPHRDQEKHLQKLWALQSRTAVQNSKVLNNPSFPLLKQKLWEIPKSKSNPSVKIKLQPIMKVQGLSKPSRLFSWGDFYSNIKTVKLNLLIMGKIVDHGNGSLGVYFRHNSTGVGNVSVSLVPPMKEVEFDLERQSVVHPKESKTFNCRVDYEKTERSKKVMLCNYDPSKTCDQEQTQSHITWMCSKPFQVICVYMSFYSTDYRLVQKVCPDYSAQVPPFLPTG; encoded by the exons ATGGAGAGGTTCTCCTGGATCCGCTGGATTCTTCTGACCGGAAGCTTTAATTTG CTGGTTCTCTGTCAACATGAGACTCAGAGCAACTTCCCCTTCATGAACTCATCATCACCTCAACCCCACAGAGACCAAGAGAAGCATCTCCAGAAACTCTGGGCCCTCCAGTCCAGGACCGCCGTCCAGAACTCCAAAGTCCTCAACAATCCCTCGTTTCCTCTATTGAAGCAGAAGCTCTGGGAAATCCCCAAGTCCAAGTCCAACCCGTCAGTAAAAATTAAGCTTCAGCCCATCATGAAAGTTCAAGGACTCTCCAAACCGTCGAGGTTGTTCAGCTGGGGCGACTTTTACTCCAACATCAAAACCGTCAAGCTGAATTTGCTGATAATGGGGAAGATTGTGGATCACGGCAACGGCTCTCTCGGCGTCTACTTCCGCCACAACTCCACGGGTGTTGGGAACGTGTCGGTCAGCCTGGTCCCGCCCATGAAGGAGGTGGAGTTCGACCTGGAGCGCCAGAGCGTGGTCCACCCCAAGGAGTCGAAGACGTTCAACTGCAGGGTGGACTACGAGAAAACCGAACGCAGCAAGAAGGTGATGCTGTGCAACTACGACCCGTCGAAGACGTGCGACCAAGAACAAACCCAGAGCCACATCACCTGGATGTGCTCCAAGCCTTTCCAGGTCATCTGTGTCTACATGTCGTTCTACAGCACCGATTACAGGCTGGTCCAGAAAGTCTGTCCGGACTACAGCGCCCAGGTCCCGCCCTTCCTGCCCACAGGGTGA